In Montipora foliosa isolate CH-2021 chromosome 13, ASM3666993v2, whole genome shotgun sequence, one DNA window encodes the following:
- the LOC137983351 gene encoding QRFP-like peptide receptor, translating to MNTTINGSGSCSFQWNPTTYKIGATVAYCLIFVISLVGNSCIGIIVYKTKTLRKPINIFIVNMAMSDLLVPLIYIPKQVAELYLNFWLKSGVLGDALCKLIPFIFVVSFIVSIQSLVLISVGRFGAVIFPLRSPLISTKLCPLFILASWIVAIATMSPNLFIYRLEKRNGEVSCVFNWEEAFGEPVSDTDVALAYYIVFVFTPIISLILIYSIILFKLKLQNFPGQQPTDAAQRKKRNKNVLKLAIAIVLGLAFCKLPLTIVYLAYSYSTLPCATLLYIDILRCLFVSHCAVNPCVCFAFCRNYCEGLKRLLTCSSDAS from the coding sequence ATGAATACAACGATAAATGGATCGGGGAGCTGCTCCTTCCAGTGGAATCCCACTACATACAAGATAGGAGCAACCGTCGCTTACTGCCTTATCTTCGTTATTTCGCTGGTTGGAAATTCATGTataggaataattgtttacaaaacaaaaacgttaaGGAAACCAATCAACATTTTCATAGTCAATATGGCCATGTCTGACCTGCTTGTCCCACTTATCTACATTCCCAAGCAGGTTGCAGAGTTGTATCTAAACTTCTGGCTCAAGAGTGGTGTCCTCGGCGATGCCTTGTGTAAGCTGATTCCTTTCATATTTGTGGTCTCCTTCATTGTGTCTATCCAGAGCCTGGTTCTGATATCAGTGGGTCGATTTGGAGCCGTGATATTTCCCCTCCGTTCCCCATTGATCAGTACGAAACTTTGTCCTTTGTTTATTCTCGCCTCATGGATCGTTGCAATTGCAACCATGTCGCCAAACCTGTTCATCTATAGGCTCGAGAAACGCAATGGAGAAGTATCTTGTGTTTTTAATTGGGAAGAAGCCTTTGGAGAACCTGTATCAGATACTGACGTTGCTCTTGCCTATTACATAGTTTTTGTCTTCACTCCCATCATCTCGTTAATCTTAATATACTCCATCATCCTTTTCAAGCTCAAGTTACAAAATTTTCCGGGTCAACAACCGACTGATGCTGCACAACGTAAGAAACGGAACAAAAATGTGTTGAAGTTAGCCATAGCTATCGTGTTGGGGTTAGCGTTTTGCAAATTGCCCCTGACAATTGTGTATTTAGCATATTCCTATTCCACATTGCCTTGTGCCACCCTCTTGTATATTGATATTCTCAGATGTCTTTTCGTCTCGCATTGCGCCGTCAATCCTTGCGTCTGTTTCGCGTTTTGCAGGAACTACTGTGAAGGCCTCAAGAGACTTCTGACGTGTTCTTCTGATGCATCGTAA